CTCTGCGGCACTGATGTAGATGTACCTGCCATCCTTCGACCACTCGATGCTCGATACCGAGTAGTCGTAATCGGCCGTCAGATTCACCGGCGCACCGCCATCCAGCGCCAGCACCTTCACGTCGTTCTGGTCCGCCGAGTTGTTGGCACGGTCGCTCGACAGGTACGCGATCCGGCGACCGTCCGGCGAGAAGCTCGGGCTGCGGTCCGGGCCGACATTAGTGGTGAGCTGGCGCGGCGCGCCGGAATCCGACGGAACCAGGTACAGGTCCGAGTTGTTCGTGTAGCCGGGGTCGCGCACGGTCGCGTTCGAGCGATTCGACACATAGGCGATCCAGCGCCCATCCGGTGACCAAGTCGGACTGGAGTGGTCGAACTCGCCTGTCGTCAGCTGCGTCTTCTTCCCCGACGCCACGTCATAGACCCAGACGTGGCTGTATGTGAGCTTGTGCTCGGCGAAATAGCCGTCGTCGCGCCGCTTCACACGTCGCTCCCATTCCTTTTCGTCGGGCCGTTCCGTGTCGTCGGTATACGCTATGCGCGTGTAGTCCGGCGAGAACTCGCCGCCCGGCGCCGCGGTGTCGGCAACGAAACGCTGCGCCTCCCCGCCGTGCGGCGAGATGACCCACGGCGCGTTGCGGCCATCGCGATCCGACCGGAACATCACCCGCCCGTCCGGCAGCCACTCCGGCCGGCTCTCGCCCTTCGGCGAGTTCGTCAGCTGCAGTGTGCTGCCGCTCGCGAGGTCGTGCAGGTAAATGTGGGATGTCCCCTCGTATTTCACCGTGTCGCGGTCCGTCCGCGTGAACAGCACCTGCCGCGCATCCGGTGACAGCGCATAGCTGCCGAACGTCGGCTGGCGCAGCATTTCTTCCAGCGTGATGGTGCGGGCGGACTGGGCTGTGAGCGGTCCCGCAACGCAGACGAGGGCCAGCGCGCTCACGAGCACATGGCGGAATCGGATCATTTCTCTCTCCCGGATGGGCGGGTTCTCGCGGACGCCGTCGGAGCTGACGAGTGTCCCCGGCGGAGGGGCGCGCGGGACACATCGGCCGCAGGATGGGTGGCGTCTAATTTTGCATACGATTGCCCGTCACGCCAGTCGCGTCCGGACGCGCCACCCGCAGCTCCAGCGGACCCGGCGCGGGGCTCGGCTCCATGGTGATCGAATCCACGCCGGCCGCTCGCAGCGCAGCCACGACTCTTTCCCTGGAAACGGAATCGGTGACGGCGCTGCGGACGGCTACACGCAGGCGGGGGTAGTGGCGCAGTACGGCGATGAACGCAGCGAGCTGCGTGGTGTCGGTCGGCTCGAGCATCAGCAGTGCGGGTCCGGCGCGATGGAAGGCGACTCCGAGCGCAGGGTGCCCGACCGCACGGCGGAGCGTGGTTGCGAGCACCTCCGCCGCCTGCGGCTCCAGCGGTTGCGGTGCGAGGTAGGCCACCACCGCGCTGTCGGCGGAGATCGGCGCATCGCCACCCTGAATGCTGAGGGTCACGCCGATGGCCTCCGTGCCAGCGGGAAACGGCAGTACCCACGCCGCGCGTTCCAGGGCCTCGCGTGCCCGGGCGACGGTCTCCGGCCAGGTTGCATCGTCGTCCTCGGAGCGCCGTTCACCGGCGCGCAGCAGGGCCTGCAGGGCAGATCCATCGCCGGCGGCAGCCGGGAGCTGTTCGAGCCGCAGCTGAACGGGCTCTCCGGCCAGCTCGGTCGCGCGGCGTCGGAACGCTTCGCGCGCGTCGCGATCGACGCCCACCGTGGTGGCCACGCGCACGCGTGCCGTTGATGAATCGAGGCCGAGCTCGACCTGACGCCACAGGATCGACGTTGCGCCGTCCGCTTCGAGCAGCTGCACGGCCTCGGCAACAGCGCCGCGCACCCGCGCCTCGCGGACGACTTCCCTGAGCGCGGCGGTCAGGGGAATCGCGAGGGCGGTCACGAAGGCGAGCACCAGCGTGGCGCGGCCGAGAGCGGAGCCGAAAACTTCCGCGCGCCCCACGCCCGGCAGGCTGCAGACCCATCGAGCGAGACCGTTCAGCGGTGCAGCCTCGTGCCACTTCCGAGCGGCCTCGACCACGTCACTGCGATGCATGCCGATGAGGAGGAACACGACTACGCCGCTGAGGACGATACCGGCGAGGTTGGCACCGAGCAGGAGCATCGCACCCCAGACCACGTCGGTCTGCCAGCCCGCCGCCATGCCGAACCCCGTGACGGCCAGTGGCGGGATGAGCGCAACGGCAACGGCCACGCCGGGAATGGCGGCCGAGAGCCGGCGTCCGCGCGCAATGGTGACCAGCGCGCCCACCATGCCGGAACACACGGCCACGCCCAGGTCGAGCGTGGTCGGATGAATGCGCGAGGAAATCTCGAGTGTGAGTGTGCGGAACGGGAGCATAGCCGTCAGACCGGCGGCAGTCGCGATCACGACCACGAGGCTCACGCCGACAATCACTGACGACTGCAACGCAAGGCGTGAGTCCCCG
The genomic region above belongs to Longimicrobiales bacterium and contains:
- a CDS encoding TIGR00341 family protein; amino-acid sequence: MPSDEPGPIEEVAGEQLDVEPRDRPLIFRDAAEAAVDNGLSYWLVLILSGAIATLGLAMNSAAVVIGAMLVAPLLGPIMGLSLALAVGDSRLALQSSVIVGVSLVVVIATAAGLTAMLPFRTLTLEISSRIHPTTLDLGVAVCSGMVGALVTIARGRRLSAAIPGVAVAVALIPPLAVTGFGMAAGWQTDVVWGAMLLLGANLAGIVLSGVVVFLLIGMHRSDVVEAARKWHEAAPLNGLARWVCSLPGVGRAEVFGSALGRATLVLAFVTALAIPLTAALREVVREARVRGAVAEAVQLLEADGATSILWRQVELGLDSSTARVRVATTVGVDRDAREAFRRRATELAGEPVQLRLEQLPAAAGDGSALQALLRAGERRSEDDDATWPETVARAREALERAAWVLPFPAGTEAIGVTLSIQGGDAPISADSAVVAYLAPQPLEPQAAEVLATTLRRAVGHPALGVAFHRAGPALLMLEPTDTTQLAAFIAVLRHYPRLRVAVRSAVTDSVSRERVVAALRAAGVDSITMEPSPAPGPLELRVARPDATGVTGNRMQN